From a single Daphnia pulex isolate KAP4 chromosome 2, ASM2113471v1 genomic region:
- the LOC124201888 gene encoding achaete-scute homolog 1-like produces MMMSSPQKMSPPTMMYSPMNSSPAVMMQFNNNNNNLTPTKSGGANKRPIQPAVAGASAGSSAKKRIQFNSLGYVLPPAPPASVARRNARERNRVKQVNMGFAVLRQHIPTSFCEASTASDSGRSSSGGGSSKSRKVSKVDTLRCAVEYIRSLQEMLDSDGCSDSASSTSSSACSSSENMSPPAHLQPKSFTFGVHHQPSVSTSLSPSNYSDASSPTPSCYGSEHSYYTASSQWGGCGGNNNNHNNMVVGVTNDLYDVYDAPDFATEAVDPPNEDELLDAISWWQQSQ; encoded by the coding sequence atgatgatgagcagCCCACAGAAGATGTCCCCACCAACGATGATGTATTCGCCAATGAATTCATCTCCTGCCGTCATGATGcagttcaacaacaacaacaacaacttgacgCCAACTAAATCGGGCGGTGCAAACAAGCGGCCCATCCAGCCCGCTGTCGCCGGTGCTTCGGCCGGCAGCTCGGCCAAGAAGCGCATCCAGTTCAACAGCTTGGGCTACGTCCTACCACCGGCCCCACCGGCCTCCGTGGCCCGGCGCAACGCTCGCGAGCGCAACAGAGTCAAGCAGGTCAACATGGGCTTCGCCGTTCTGCGCCAACACATCCCAACTTCATTCTGCGAGGCCAGCACAGCCAGCGACAGCGGCCGATCGTCCAGCGGAGGTGGCAGCAGCAAAAGCCGCAAGGTCAGCAAAGTCGACACTTTGCGCTGTGCTGTAGAGTACATCCGCAGCCTGCAAGAAATGCTAGACTCGGACGGATGCAGCGACTCTGCCTCATCCACTTCGTCCAGCGCCTGCTCCTCGTCCGAAAACATGTCACCGCCCGCTCACCTGCAGCCAAAGAGCTTCACCTTCGGTGTccaccaccagccttccgtcAGCACGTCACTATCACCTTCAAACTACAGCGACGCCTCATCACCGACACCTTCGTGCTACGGCTCCGAGCACTCTTACTACACCGCCTCGTCCCAGTGGGGCGGCTGcggcggcaacaacaacaaccacaacaacatgGTTGTCGGCGTTACCAACGATCTCTACGACGTCTACGATGCCCCCGACTTTGCCACGGAAGCCGTCGATCCACCCAACGAAGACGAACTGCTCGATGCCATTTCTTGGTGGCAGCAAAGCCAATAG